The following coding sequences lie in one Pontibacter sp. G13 genomic window:
- a CDS encoding M28 family peptidase: MKTRLTALCLTAFCLLAMGILPAQSSDDMTREEVLAFARGEIDTLCSEDFAGRGYTHDGHRKAAGYLAQRFEEIGLLPIGPGDRYFQHFPMRINLASEAALALDGESLSVGSAFIVNRMSGSGAVSGKVIDADFGLKPSEKVRGKIVLFRNGWPPKIANDSEKKAEYPGLQTSTERIKAMMEFEPLAVLLVHDKLTAAFGRDQFPFPILDVRLDSLPGKIKYAELEVTAELTELVSQNVVGMIPGSSEPDSILMISAHYDHLGQLGDAIFTGANDNASGTSMLLSLAEYFAQAPNRPRYSMVFVAFGGEETGLIGSRYMAVEAPLVPLSNISFILNLDLMGNGIDGIMAVGGRDFPDTFEALVKINDELQAVPIVKARKNAPNSDHYFFLAQGVKGFFIYTLGGPTHYHDIYDNPTTIELSRYAEVRSLLIQFLTYLQR; the protein is encoded by the coding sequence ATGAAAACTCGACTTACTGCCTTGTGCTTGACGGCCTTTTGTCTGTTGGCAATGGGCATCCTCCCCGCTCAATCATCCGATGATATGACCCGTGAAGAAGTACTGGCTTTTGCGCGAGGCGAGATCGATACCCTTTGCTCGGAAGATTTTGCCGGAAGAGGATATACCCATGACGGCCATCGAAAGGCTGCCGGATATCTGGCACAGCGGTTTGAAGAAATCGGACTTTTGCCGATTGGGCCTGGAGACCGCTATTTTCAGCATTTTCCCATGCGGATCAATCTTGCTTCGGAGGCAGCGCTTGCACTGGATGGGGAATCGTTATCTGTAGGATCGGCGTTTATCGTCAATCGGATGAGTGGCTCTGGAGCAGTATCCGGAAAGGTGATTGATGCCGATTTTGGATTGAAGCCTTCCGAAAAAGTGCGCGGGAAAATCGTGCTTTTCAGGAATGGATGGCCTCCCAAAATTGCCAATGATTCCGAGAAAAAGGCTGAATACCCAGGGTTGCAGACAAGCACAGAGCGCATCAAAGCGATGATGGAGTTTGAGCCTCTGGCGGTCTTGTTGGTACACGATAAACTGACAGCTGCATTTGGGCGGGATCAATTCCCATTTCCGATTTTGGATGTTCGGTTGGATTCTCTGCCTGGGAAGATCAAATATGCAGAATTGGAGGTTACGGCAGAATTGACCGAGCTCGTCAGTCAGAATGTGGTGGGCATGATTCCGGGTTCTTCAGAGCCAGATTCTATCCTCATGATTTCGGCACATTACGATCACTTGGGTCAATTGGGAGATGCGATTTTTACGGGCGCGAATGACAATGCTTCTGGTACTTCAATGTTGCTATCCTTGGCCGAATACTTCGCTCAGGCTCCCAACCGTCCTCGCTACAGCATGGTGTTTGTGGCTTTTGGTGGAGAGGAGACTGGGTTGATTGGTTCTCGGTATATGGCTGTGGAGGCTCCATTGGTTCCGCTTTCGAATATTAGCTTTATATTGAATTTGGATCTGATGGGCAACGGCATTGATGGGATTATGGCAGTAGGAGGGCGAGACTTCCCCGATACATTCGAAGCTTTGGTGAAGATCAATGATGAACTTCAGGCGGTTCCGATTGTCAAAGCGAGGAAGAATGCTCCGAATAGTGATCACTATTTTTTCTTGGCGCAGGGAGTAAAGGGGTTTTTCATTTATACATTGGGCGGCCCCACGCATTATCATGACATTTACGACAATCCCACTACCATCGAGCTTTCCCGATATGCAGAAGTCAGGTCGCTATTGATCCAATTCTTGACATATTTGCAGCGATAA
- a CDS encoding DNA topoisomerase IV subunit B has protein sequence MANKPVYNEDSIKSLDWREHIRLRPGMYIGKLGDGSSADDGIYILVKEVIDNSIDEYVMGHGKKIEVDVSAGEVKIRDYGRGIPLGKVVDCVSRINTGGKYDSEAFKKSVGLNGVGTKAVNALSNYFRVESVRDGKKKIAEFEAGELTKEHRIAKTSEENGTSVFFRPDETVFKNYHFRPEYLKNQIWNYAYLNAGLAIQYNGERYFSKNGLLDLLEAKTDPESIRYPLIHLKGYDIEVSMTHGNAYGEEYYSFVNGQYTSQGGTHLQAFREAVVKTVRDFYGKNFDTTDIRASIIAAVSIRVQEPVFESQTKTKLGSINVGPDGPTVRTFINDFLTKELDNYLHKHPDAAEALLKRIQQSERERKEMAGIKKLANKRAKKASLHNKKLRDCRFHLNDKRRNESDKLGTTLFITEGDSASGSITKARDVGTQAVFSLRGKPLNCFGLTKKVVYENEEFNLLQHALNIEEGIDGLRYNQVVIATDADVDGMHIRLLLLTFFLQFFPDLVRGGHLYILETPLFRVRNKKETIYCYSEKEKLAAVEKLKGKPEITRFKGLGEISPDEFGGFIGEDIRLQPVMLSNESEIKKLLTYYMGKNTPDRQKFIIQNLRFERDEAEKAKPVAEAVS, from the coding sequence ATGGCGAACAAACCGGTCTACAACGAAGACAGTATTAAATCGCTTGATTGGCGCGAACATATCCGGCTCCGTCCGGGGATGTATATCGGTAAATTGGGCGATGGTTCCTCCGCAGATGATGGGATCTATATCCTCGTCAAAGAGGTAATCGACAACTCGATCGATGAATATGTCATGGGTCATGGCAAAAAAATCGAAGTAGATGTCAGTGCTGGCGAAGTGAAGATCCGGGATTATGGACGCGGGATTCCGCTAGGAAAAGTGGTCGACTGTGTTTCCCGAATTAATACCGGCGGTAAATACGATTCCGAGGCGTTTAAAAAGTCCGTGGGATTGAATGGAGTCGGTACCAAAGCGGTGAATGCGCTTTCCAATTATTTCCGGGTAGAATCTGTCCGAGACGGAAAGAAAAAGATTGCGGAATTTGAAGCGGGAGAACTCACCAAGGAGCACCGTATTGCCAAGACTTCAGAAGAAAACGGAACCTCAGTCTTTTTCCGCCCGGATGAGACTGTATTCAAGAATTACCATTTTCGCCCAGAGTACCTCAAGAACCAGATTTGGAACTACGCCTATCTGAATGCAGGACTGGCTATCCAGTACAATGGCGAGCGATATTTCTCCAAAAATGGGTTGCTGGATCTGTTGGAGGCCAAGACCGATCCCGAGAGCATTCGCTATCCCTTGATCCACCTGAAGGGGTATGATATCGAGGTTTCCATGACGCATGGCAATGCCTATGGAGAGGAATACTATTCCTTTGTCAATGGTCAGTACACTTCTCAGGGAGGTACACATCTACAGGCATTTAGAGAGGCCGTAGTGAAGACCGTACGGGATTTTTATGGTAAAAACTTCGATACAACCGATATCCGTGCCTCCATTATTGCTGCGGTCAGTATTCGCGTTCAGGAGCCGGTTTTCGAATCGCAGACTAAAACCAAGCTGGGATCGATCAATGTCGGACCTGATGGCCCTACGGTGAGGACATTCATCAACGATTTCCTCACCAAGGAGCTGGACAATTACTTGCACAAGCATCCTGATGCAGCTGAAGCATTGTTGAAGCGAATTCAGCAATCCGAGCGTGAGCGCAAGGAAATGGCTGGTATCAAGAAATTGGCAAATAAGCGTGCAAAAAAAGCCAGTCTTCACAACAAGAAATTGCGAGACTGCCGGTTCCACCTAAACGACAAACGCCGCAATGAGAGCGACAAGTTGGGAACCACGCTGTTCATCACGGAGGGTGACTCCGCTTCGGGCTCCATCACCAAGGCGCGCGATGTGGGGACTCAGGCGGTATTTAGCCTTCGAGGAAAACCCCTGAACTGCTTTGGATTGACCAAAAAGGTGGTCTATGAAAATGAGGAGTTCAATCTGTTGCAGCACGCCTTGAATATCGAAGAAGGCATTGACGGGTTGCGCTACAATCAAGTGGTGATTGCCACGGATGCCGATGTCGATGGCATGCACATTCGGCTACTGCTCTTGACGTTCTTCTTGCAGTTTTTCCCCGATTTGGTCCGTGGTGGACACTTGTACATCTTGGAAACTCCGTTGTTCCGTGTCCGGAATAAGAAGGAGACGATTTATTGCTATTCGGAAAAAGAAAAGCTTGCCGCAGTGGAAAAGCTGAAAGGCAAGCCTGAGATCACCCGATTCAAGGGATTGGGAGAGATTTCGCCAGATGAATTTGGCGGATTTATCGGAGAGGATATCCGATTGCAGCCTGTGATGTTGTCCAATGAGTCTGAAATCAAGAAGCTGCTGACCTATTATATGGGGAAAAATACGCCCGACCGCCAAAAATTTATTATTCAAAATCTGCGTTTTGAACGAGATGAGGCGGAGAAGGCAAAACCCGTTGCAGAAGCGGTCTCTTGA
- a CDS encoding VPS10 domain-containing protein produces MIRMFPSFVKWSVCVLLSCWMVIPAQAQRKKNRSRSQTTQTANQKSYPEHLYEGIGWRNIGPFRGGRSCAVTGVPGKPLTFYFGSTGGGVWKTMDGGQTWSNISDGFFGGSIGAIAVSDYDPNVIYVGGGEKTVRGNVSFGYGVWKSEDAGKTWKQVGLEKARHVGRIRIHPKNPDVVYAAVMGDLYKSTDVRGVYKSTDGGATWNRVLFANADAGAVDLILDPDNPRHLYASTWRIRRTPYSLSSGGEGSALWKSTDSGETWTEISNNEGFAEGPLGIIGIAVSPANTQRLYAQVEAPEGGMFRSDDAGETWTKTNDSRALRQRAWYYTRVTADPVDPDGVYVMNVRYQHSTDGGKTFEAHVAPHGDHHDLWIDPANPKRMIIGDDGGAQVSFDGGKNWSTYHNQPTAQFYRVTTDNHFPYRIYAAQQDNSTIRIAHRSTGGSITESDWEATAGGESAHIAVKPDNPEIVLGGSYGGFLTRINHETEEIQAINVWPDNPMGHGVEDMKYRFQWNFPIFFSVHDPNKVYTCSNHIHVSENLGESWETISPDLTRNDSSKLGTSGGPITKDNTGVEYYATIFAAAESHHEFGVMWTGSDDGLIHVTRDTFQTWQNVTPPDMPEWMMINSIEIDPFNPGGVYVAGTRYKLGDYTPYLYHTVDYGQTWSLITEGIAEEHFTRVVRADPKKQGMLYAGTETGMYISFDDGTSWKPFQMNMPIVPITDLTIKDDNLIAATQGRSLWLIDDLTPLYQLHDSLLFVHSFLYAPKPAYRMRGGSRGNSLTAGTNHPGGVPLYIYLKNEPTDTSKISLTFQAADGSEIVTISNQDKDHKKKFKDFKKGVNLFSWNMRYPGAKKFEGMVLWWADLDGPKAVPGMYQVSLAVDGDTMTQPFEILADPRSSASAEDLQAQFDMLLGIRDKVTETHQAIIDMRKAKSQMSSFLDRAGERLDMTDVKTEAEKLQGKMDEIEQALYQTQNQSRQDPLNYPIRLNNKLAHLTSLVGMGDNAPTQQAEEFYAEITKEIDLELAKWYAIKNNDIPRFNQLVKSKNVDAIQVESIR; encoded by the coding sequence ATGATTCGTATGTTCCCAAGCTTTGTCAAATGGTCGGTGTGCGTCCTGCTTAGCTGCTGGATGGTAATTCCCGCTCAGGCGCAACGGAAAAAAAACCGGTCTCGCTCTCAGACTACTCAAACCGCTAATCAAAAATCCTATCCAGAACATCTGTATGAAGGGATTGGCTGGCGAAACATCGGGCCGTTTCGTGGAGGTCGCTCCTGTGCGGTAACAGGTGTTCCCGGAAAACCGCTAACCTTCTACTTTGGTTCCACTGGTGGTGGCGTCTGGAAAACGATGGATGGAGGCCAGACTTGGTCCAATATCTCTGATGGCTTTTTTGGAGGATCCATTGGCGCAATCGCAGTCAGTGATTATGATCCCAATGTCATCTATGTCGGTGGTGGTGAAAAGACCGTTCGAGGCAATGTGTCCTTTGGCTATGGCGTCTGGAAATCTGAAGATGCTGGAAAAACCTGGAAGCAGGTTGGGTTGGAAAAAGCCAGACATGTCGGACGCATTCGGATTCACCCCAAAAATCCGGATGTAGTCTACGCGGCCGTAATGGGGGACCTCTACAAATCAACTGACGTTCGAGGCGTGTACAAATCAACCGATGGAGGAGCTACGTGGAATCGCGTGCTTTTTGCCAATGCGGATGCAGGTGCGGTAGATTTGATCCTCGATCCAGACAACCCGAGACACCTTTATGCCAGTACATGGCGAATTCGCAGAACTCCCTATAGCCTGTCTAGTGGCGGGGAAGGGTCTGCCTTGTGGAAAAGTACAGATAGTGGAGAGACATGGACTGAGATTTCCAACAACGAGGGCTTTGCTGAAGGACCTCTGGGAATCATCGGGATTGCCGTTTCTCCTGCGAATACCCAAAGACTTTATGCCCAAGTAGAGGCTCCAGAAGGGGGAATGTTCCGCTCTGATGATGCCGGAGAGACTTGGACCAAAACCAATGATAGCCGTGCGCTCCGGCAAAGAGCATGGTATTATACCCGCGTAACTGCTGATCCCGTCGATCCCGATGGGGTGTATGTGATGAATGTTCGCTACCAGCATTCGACTGATGGTGGCAAGACCTTCGAAGCGCATGTTGCGCCTCACGGTGACCATCATGATCTGTGGATCGATCCTGCCAACCCCAAGCGAATGATTATTGGGGATGATGGCGGCGCGCAAGTATCATTCGATGGAGGAAAAAACTGGAGTACTTACCACAATCAGCCTACCGCCCAATTCTATCGGGTGACCACTGATAATCACTTCCCCTATCGGATCTACGCAGCACAGCAGGACAACTCTACCATCCGAATTGCCCACCGTTCCACAGGTGGTTCTATCACAGAAAGCGATTGGGAGGCTACAGCCGGGGGAGAAAGTGCGCACATCGCCGTAAAGCCTGATAATCCCGAGATCGTCTTGGGAGGAAGCTACGGAGGCTTTTTGACTCGAATCAATCACGAAACCGAAGAAATACAAGCCATCAACGTATGGCCTGATAATCCGATGGGGCATGGCGTGGAAGACATGAAATACCGCTTCCAGTGGAATTTCCCGATTTTCTTCTCTGTGCATGATCCCAACAAGGTCTATACCTGCTCTAACCATATTCATGTGAGTGAGAATCTGGGTGAATCATGGGAAACCATCAGCCCAGACCTGACGCGCAATGACTCCTCAAAGCTGGGTACTTCCGGCGGCCCGATCACCAAGGACAATACAGGAGTAGAATATTATGCCACCATCTTTGCGGCAGCCGAATCTCACCACGAATTTGGCGTTATGTGGACAGGTTCCGATGATGGATTGATCCATGTGACTCGCGACACTTTCCAAACTTGGCAGAATGTCACGCCTCCCGATATGCCCGAATGGATGATGATCAACAGCATTGAGATCGACCCATTCAATCCCGGCGGTGTCTACGTGGCAGGAACGCGCTACAAATTGGGCGATTACACGCCTTATCTCTATCACACGGTAGATTATGGACAAACCTGGAGCCTGATCACCGAGGGCATCGCGGAAGAGCACTTTACCCGAGTGGTACGTGCTGATCCCAAAAAGCAAGGGATGCTGTATGCCGGAACCGAAACGGGCATGTACATCTCTTTTGACGATGGAACTAGCTGGAAGCCTTTCCAGATGAATATGCCGATTGTTCCCATCACCGATTTGACGATCAAGGACGATAACCTGATCGCAGCAACCCAAGGCCGGAGTCTTTGGCTGATTGATGATTTGACGCCCTTGTATCAACTGCACGATTCTCTGCTGTTTGTTCATTCATTCCTCTACGCCCCAAAACCTGCCTATCGGATGCGTGGTGGGAGCCGTGGCAATTCTCTGACTGCTGGAACGAATCATCCGGGCGGAGTACCGCTGTACATTTACCTGAAGAATGAACCCACAGATACTTCCAAGATCAGCCTGACCTTCCAAGCGGCTGATGGTTCTGAGATTGTCACGATCTCCAATCAGGACAAGGATCACAAGAAGAAATTCAAGGACTTCAAGAAGGGAGTGAACTTGTTCTCATGGAATATGCGCTATCCCGGAGCCAAGAAGTTTGAGGGAATGGTCCTGTGGTGGGCAGATTTAGATGGCCCCAAAGCTGTGCCCGGCATGTACCAAGTTTCATTGGCAGTCGATGGAGACACGATGACCCAGCCTTTTGAGATTCTGGCTGATCCACGGAGTTCTGCCTCTGCTGAAGATCTCCAGGCGCAATTCGATATGCTATTGGGAATCCGTGATAAAGTGACCGAAACTCACCAAGCGATCATCGACATGCGAAAGGCCAAGTCCCAAATGTCTTCCTTCCTCGATCGAGCTGGCGAACGCCTGGACATGACAGATGTGAAGACGGAAGCAGAAAAGCTTCAGGGCAAAATGGATGAAATCGAGCAGGCGCTCTATCAGACGCAAAACCAAAGTCGTCAAGATCCGCTCAATTACCCGATACGCCTGAACAATAAGTTGGCGCATTTGACCTCGCTCGTAGGCATGGGCGATAATGCACCTACCCAACAGGCGGAAGAATTCTATGCGGAAATCACGAAAGAGATCGATCTGGAATTGGCCAAGTGGTATGCCATCAAAAACAACGATATTCCTCGTTTCAACCAATTGGTCAAGTCCAAGAATGTGGACGCCATCCAAGTGGAAAGCATTCGCTAG
- a CDS encoding DUF2891 domain-containing protein, with the protein MSQTFSADFLQQQGTTGALTLTTPGAQHFARLASTCIQTEYPNKLSHVMNDSTEVLSPKALHPAFYGCFDWHSSVHGHWMLVHLLAHYPNMQDASTIRQKLDENLSAENIQQEVAYLHQSGRSSFERMYGWSWLMKLALELEQWDDPMAKKWSANLKPLVDVMIERYLNFLPKQTYAIRTGEHPNTAFGLSFAWDYAEQTGHTELQNVIRQRAKDYFLEDANCPASWEPGGADFLSPCLVEADLMSRVLAQDEFANWYSDFLPELPKELMVPATVTDRTDGKLVHLDGLNLSRVWCFKRILANLPAGHPANSALREAINRHLEAALPNVADGNYEGEHWLASFAVYALTQPNQR; encoded by the coding sequence ATGTCGCAAACCTTTTCAGCGGACTTCCTTCAGCAGCAAGGAACGACCGGAGCGCTCACCTTGACAACCCCGGGCGCTCAACATTTTGCCCGTCTTGCTTCAACGTGCATCCAGACGGAATACCCCAACAAGCTCAGTCATGTCATGAATGATTCCACCGAGGTCCTTTCACCTAAGGCACTTCATCCGGCATTCTATGGCTGCTTCGATTGGCACTCTTCTGTACATGGCCACTGGATGCTTGTCCACCTATTGGCACACTATCCCAATATGCAGGACGCCTCTACCATTCGTCAGAAATTAGACGAGAACCTCTCCGCGGAAAATATCCAGCAGGAGGTCGCCTATCTCCATCAATCGGGCAGAAGTTCATTCGAACGCATGTATGGATGGAGCTGGCTCATGAAACTCGCCCTAGAATTGGAGCAGTGGGATGATCCCATGGCCAAGAAATGGAGTGCGAATCTGAAGCCTCTCGTGGATGTCATGATCGAGCGATACCTCAACTTCCTCCCCAAACAGACTTATGCGATTCGGACGGGTGAGCATCCCAACACTGCCTTCGGGCTCAGCTTTGCCTGGGACTATGCTGAGCAAACAGGGCATACAGAATTGCAGAATGTGATTCGTCAACGAGCCAAAGATTACTTTCTGGAAGATGCCAATTGCCCAGCCAGTTGGGAGCCGGGCGGAGCAGATTTTCTATCCCCATGCTTGGTAGAAGCGGACCTGATGAGTCGCGTATTGGCTCAGGATGAGTTTGCCAATTGGTACTCGGACTTTCTCCCCGAATTACCAAAGGAATTGATGGTGCCTGCAACGGTGACAGATCGCACAGACGGAAAATTGGTTCATTTGGATGGGCTCAATCTGAGTAGAGTCTGGTGTTTCAAGCGAATCCTTGCCAATTTGCCTGCCGGCCATCCTGCAAATTCTGCCTTGAGAGAAGCCATCAATCGACACTTGGAAGCTGCATTGCCCAATGTCGCAGATGGAAATTACGAAGGAGAGCACTGGTTGGCTTCCTTCGCCGTGTATGCCCTCACTCAACCCAATCAACGATAA
- a CDS encoding NAD(P)-dependent oxidoreductase, with product MNVLIIDRFPKPFLDALAQLPVQITYVPEAKRPEILPLLAETNILVMNSKIRLDPEAADLAPHLKMVIRAGVGMDHISVDYLEGKGVKVRNTQGGNADAVGEQAVGMMLALNNNLMIANQQVKSFEWIREANRGREIGRQTVGIIGYGHTGKSVARKLSGFGTRVLAHDKFLTDFSDKFAKEAQLEELFAEADILTMHVPLTDDTREWIDAEFLSQFRKPIVFLNLARGPVVKLSGLLHALDQGQVTAAAIDVLENEKLHTLTERQKSEYENLFSRENVILTPHIGGWTFESLSNINNMILAHIQDEIAAS from the coding sequence ATGAATGTCCTGATCATCGACCGCTTTCCCAAACCGTTTCTGGATGCTTTGGCACAGCTTCCCGTCCAGATCACCTACGTTCCGGAAGCCAAACGCCCCGAGATTTTGCCCCTGCTCGCCGAGACGAATATCCTCGTCATGAACAGCAAGATCCGCCTAGATCCTGAAGCCGCCGATCTTGCTCCTCACCTCAAAATGGTGATCAGAGCCGGCGTCGGCATGGATCATATCTCTGTCGATTACCTGGAAGGAAAAGGCGTCAAAGTACGCAACACACAAGGGGGGAATGCCGATGCCGTAGGCGAACAAGCAGTCGGTATGATGCTGGCACTCAACAACAACCTGATGATCGCCAACCAACAGGTTAAAAGCTTCGAATGGATCAGGGAAGCCAATCGAGGACGTGAAATCGGGCGACAAACAGTCGGAATCATCGGATACGGACACACCGGAAAATCAGTCGCCCGCAAGCTCAGCGGATTCGGGACAAGGGTCTTGGCTCATGACAAATTCCTGACGGATTTCTCCGATAAATTCGCCAAGGAAGCACAACTAGAAGAATTATTCGCAGAAGCCGACATCCTGACCATGCACGTTCCCCTCACCGATGATACCCGAGAATGGATCGATGCTGAATTCCTTTCCCAATTCCGGAAACCGATTGTATTCCTGAATCTGGCCAGAGGACCCGTCGTCAAATTGTCGGGATTGCTTCATGCGCTCGATCAAGGTCAGGTAACTGCTGCTGCCATTGATGTACTCGAAAACGAAAAGCTCCACACCCTGACAGAGCGCCAAAAATCCGAGTACGAAAATCTATTCTCCAGAGAAAACGTCATCCTCACTCCGCATATCGGAGGCTGGACCTTTGAGTCCCTGTCCAACATCAACAACATGATTCTCGCTCACATTCAGGACGAGATTGCCGCGAGTTAG
- a CDS encoding DMT family transporter encodes MPTHFRAHLALLAVGLIYGANYTIAKDLMPDVIQPYGFILLRVLGATALFWMMGMLVWKRERIAWEDVPRFLICAFFGIATNQLMFFKGLNLTTPINAAIIMTTNPILVMLVAAAILRERITGKKALGVVIGLSGALLLLLTRGGVSFESDTFVGDLLIFVNATSYGLYLVLVKPLMRKYAPTTVIKYVFTLGIALVMLYPGSWTDLTPGTSVVEFSQVDWLGLDVPTYAALGFVVVFTTFFAYLLNIYALNIVSPSVVSMYIYLQPAIAAGFALALGKDTLDVYKVASTLLICFGVFLVSQKPKPAIPPKPAAD; translated from the coding sequence ATGCCCACCCATTTTCGAGCACATTTAGCGTTGCTGGCTGTAGGCCTGATTTACGGCGCAAATTACACCATTGCCAAAGACTTGATGCCGGATGTGATCCAGCCCTATGGATTCATTCTGTTGCGAGTACTGGGAGCTACGGCGTTGTTTTGGATGATGGGAATGCTCGTCTGGAAGCGCGAGCGAATCGCCTGGGAAGACGTGCCGAGATTTTTGATCTGTGCGTTTTTTGGGATTGCGACCAATCAGCTTATGTTCTTCAAAGGGCTGAATCTCACGACTCCGATCAATGCAGCGATCATCATGACGACCAACCCCATTCTGGTGATGCTGGTGGCGGCTGCGATCCTACGTGAGCGAATCACAGGCAAAAAGGCATTGGGCGTAGTGATCGGCCTTTCGGGTGCATTGCTGCTTCTGCTGACTCGGGGAGGGGTGAGCTTCGAATCCGATACGTTTGTGGGGGACTTGCTGATCTTTGTAAACGCGACTTCCTATGGATTGTATCTCGTTCTGGTAAAGCCGCTCATGCGGAAATATGCGCCTACCACGGTGATCAAGTATGTGTTCACCCTTGGGATCGCGCTGGTGATGTTGTACCCGGGTAGTTGGACCGATTTGACTCCGGGGACATCAGTGGTGGAATTTTCCCAAGTGGATTGGCTGGGTCTGGATGTTCCGACCTATGCTGCCCTAGGGTTTGTGGTGGTATTCACGACCTTCTTTGCCTACCTCCTCAATATCTACGCCTTGAACATCGTCTCGCCGAGTGTCGTGAGCATGTACATTTACCTCCAACCTGCGATTGCTGCGGGATTTGCGCTGGCACTGGGCAAGGATACGCTGGATGTGTACAAGGTGGCGTCCACCTTGCTGATCTGCTTTGGGGTATTTCTGGTCAGTCAAAAACCCAAACCTGCCATTCCTCCCAAACCGGCGGCGGACTAA